From a region of the uncultured Desulfovibrio sp. genome:
- a CDS encoding CD3324 family protein: MGYKKATKVLPQHLLRAVQEYVDGEYLYIPRKEENRKHWGETAPNRAFRAARNTEMAARRKAGWSVAQLAERYFLSEKAVYKILAALN, from the coding sequence ATGGGCTATAAAAAAGCGACTAAAGTTCTGCCGCAACACCTGTTGCGGGCCGTACAGGAATATGTTGACGGGGAATACCTGTACATTCCCCGCAAGGAAGAAAACAGAAAACACTGGGGAGAAACCGCCCCCAACCGTGCCTTCCGTGCTGCCAGAAACACCGAGATGGCTGCGCGGCGTAAGGCGGGCTGGTCTGTTGCGCAACTGGCGGAACGGTATTTTCTTTCCGAAAAAGCGGTCTACAAAATTCTTGCGGCCTTGAACTGA
- the dut gene encoding dUTP diphosphatase has product MAPVDIAFVRPGARELYAQGQDDFLAPATNQSAGMDLRACLDTPEAVIPAGGRLKVSTGISVQPRAAGIAGFVYSRSGLGARDGITVAQGVGIIDPDYTGEILVFLLNTSGQERRIQNGERVAQLIFQPFVRPRWREVTELSATERGSGGFGHTGR; this is encoded by the coding sequence ATGGCCCCCGTGGACATTGCGTTTGTGCGCCCCGGCGCGCGTGAACTCTATGCCCAGGGGCAGGATGATTTTCTTGCTCCCGCCACCAACCAGTCGGCAGGCATGGATCTGCGCGCCTGCCTTGATACGCCCGAAGCGGTTATTCCCGCCGGGGGCAGGCTCAAGGTAAGCACGGGCATCAGTGTGCAGCCCCGCGCGGCTGGCATTGCCGGTTTTGTTTACTCGCGCAGCGGCCTTGGCGCGCGCGACGGCATAACCGTCGCCCAGGGCGTCGGCATCATCGACCCGGACTATACCGGGGAAATTCTGGTGTTCCTTCTGAACACCTCCGGCCAGGAGCGCCGCATCCAGAACGGCGAGCGCGTGGCCCAGCTCATCTTTCAGCCCTTTGTGCGACCGCGATGGCGTGAAGTTACGGAACTGTCTGCCACAGAGCGCGGTTCCGGCGGTTTCGGTCACACCGGACGCTGA